A region of Chloracidobacterium sp. DNA encodes the following proteins:
- a CDS encoding GDP-mannose 4,6-dehydratase: MDLNPKFWLDRRVFVTGATGLLGSWLTAKLVSVGADVVVLIRDWVPESELFQNNAVSGATVIRGDLTDQELLERIFNEYEIETVFHAAAQTIVGTANRSPISTFESNIRGTWCLLEAARRSELIKQVIVASSDKAYGSHDELPYREDAPLQGKHPYDVSKSCADLISQSYAHTFDLPVCITRCGNLFGGGDLNWNRLIPGTIRSAVRNESPIIRSDGTYIRDYFYVEDAALAYMMLAEKMEENPDICGEAFNFSNEIQINVLDLTHQILNLMGRDDLKPTILNQAGNEIQHQYLNAEKARKILGWKPEFTLDDGLKLTIGWYQRFFAQKS, encoded by the coding sequence ATGGATCTGAATCCGAAATTCTGGCTTGACCGTCGCGTCTTTGTGACAGGAGCGACGGGCCTTTTGGGAAGTTGGTTGACGGCTAAACTGGTGTCTGTCGGCGCCGATGTTGTGGTGTTGATACGCGATTGGGTTCCTGAATCTGAGCTGTTTCAAAATAACGCTGTGTCCGGCGCGACCGTGATACGCGGTGACCTTACTGACCAGGAACTTTTAGAACGCATTTTCAATGAATACGAGATCGAAACTGTTTTCCACGCCGCCGCTCAGACTATTGTCGGCACGGCAAATCGAAGTCCGATCTCGACGTTTGAATCGAACATCCGCGGAACTTGGTGCCTTCTCGAAGCTGCTCGCCGATCGGAGTTAATTAAACAAGTCATTGTCGCATCATCCGACAAAGCCTATGGCTCACATGACGAGCTTCCATATCGCGAGGACGCTCCACTGCAAGGGAAACATCCTTACGACGTCAGCAAATCCTGTGCAGACCTGATCTCGCAAAGTTACGCTCACACATTCGATCTGCCCGTATGCATCACGCGATGCGGAAATCTTTTTGGCGGCGGCGATCTCAATTGGAACAGATTAATTCCGGGCACGATACGGTCGGCAGTTCGTAATGAATCACCAATCATTCGCAGTGACGGCACTTACATCCGCGATTATTTTTATGTCGAGGACGCTGCACTTGCATATATGATGCTGGCGGAAAAAATGGAGGAAAATCCTGATATTTGCGGCGAGGCGTTCAACTTCAGCAACGAGATACAAATAAATGTGCTTGATCTAACGCATCAGATACTGAACTTGATGGGCCGCGATGATCTGAAGCCGACAATACTAAACCAGGCTGGAAATGAGATACAGCATCAATACCTGAACGCCGAAAAGGCCCGTAAAATTCTAGGGTGGAAACCTGAATTTACTCTCGACGACGGGCTGAAACTCACGATCGGCTGGTATCAGCGCTTTTTCGCTCAAAAATCATAA
- a CDS encoding NAD(P)-dependent oxidoreductase, whose product MSNPANTRILVTGGTGFIGRYVVDLLSSDGLDPLVTTFNETTPNAVNVDLTHVEQVNDLVQSYKPKIVLHLAGVTGNADPTGSIYDEVNFKGTVNLLKAIEKTGVTRVILLGTAAEYGDQPTPFCEDMPGKPISHYAVSKAKANQFALDLHAANGFPVTILRVFTAYGLGQPHKMFFPQLVTCGLLNKHFKMSDGLQKRDFIFVEDVAAAIVQSITAENAIGRIINIAGGQGVALRDVARKVWEICSADDDLLDIGAREKSGDDVFDTEADISLAAEILNWRPGPGILSEPDDFSRLKETIRKMKHEITTSADR is encoded by the coding sequence ATGTCGAATCCGGCTAACACGCGAATACTCGTAACTGGAGGCACCGGATTTATCGGGCGTTATGTTGTCGATCTGCTTTCGTCGGATGGACTTGATCCATTAGTCACAACATTTAATGAGACCACCCCAAATGCAGTTAACGTTGATCTGACGCATGTCGAGCAGGTAAATGACCTTGTCCAGAGTTATAAGCCGAAAATTGTCCTACATCTCGCCGGCGTTACAGGAAATGCCGACCCGACTGGCAGCATATACGATGAAGTAAACTTTAAGGGCACCGTCAATCTCCTGAAAGCTATTGAAAAAACAGGGGTTACACGAGTCATACTGCTCGGCACGGCCGCTGAATATGGCGATCAGCCAACGCCTTTTTGCGAAGACATGCCGGGAAAGCCAATTTCTCATTACGCGGTCTCGAAAGCAAAGGCCAATCAGTTCGCTCTTGACCTGCACGCCGCGAACGGTTTTCCGGTTACGATACTTCGAGTGTTCACAGCATATGGTCTTGGTCAGCCGCATAAGATGTTTTTTCCACAGTTAGTTACATGCGGATTACTCAACAAGCACTTTAAGATGTCCGACGGTCTTCAAAAGCGAGATTTTATATTTGTTGAGGATGTCGCGGCCGCAATAGTGCAGTCAATTACAGCCGAAAACGCCATTGGACGCATTATAAATATCGCCGGCGGGCAAGGCGTTGCTTTGCGGGATGTTGCCCGAAAGGTTTGGGAGATCTGTAGTGCAGACGATGATCTTTTGGACATAGGCGCACGCGAAAAATCAGGCGACGATGTATTCGATACAGAGGCTGACATTTCATTGGCTGCGGAAATACTAAACTGGCGTCCCGGACCTGGCATTTTGAGCGAACCTGACGATTTTTCCCGCTT
- a CDS encoding glucose-1-phosphate cytidylyltransferase translates to MKVVILCGGQGTRLREQTETIPKPMVEIGGKPIIWHIMKTYAHFGLNQFVLCLGYKGEVIKDHFSRHGNSEWEVSLIETGENAMTGARVFRVREQLGNEAFCLTYGDGLGSIDIATLLEFHKTHGKLATVTGVRPPSRFGELMLDGDKVVTFAEKPQVTESFINGGFFVMEPEFIDRYLSDDDNLTLEREPLQQAALDGELMMFAHTGFWQPMDTYREWKMLEEMWDNGTAEWKMWD, encoded by the coding sequence ATGAAGGTTGTCATTCTATGCGGCGGACAGGGAACTCGTCTGCGTGAGCAGACAGAAACAATTCCAAAGCCGATGGTCGAGATCGGCGGCAAGCCGATCATTTGGCATATAATGAAGACCTATGCCCATTTTGGCTTGAATCAATTTGTCTTGTGTCTAGGTTATAAGGGCGAGGTCATCAAAGATCACTTTAGCCGGCATGGTAATAGTGAATGGGAAGTTTCGCTGATTGAAACCGGAGAAAATGCGATGACCGGCGCCCGTGTTTTTCGCGTTCGGGAACAATTGGGAAACGAAGCCTTTTGTTTGACTTACGGCGACGGACTAGGAAGTATCGACATTGCCACACTACTAGAGTTTCACAAAACTCATGGCAAACTTGCGACTGTCACCGGCGTGCGGCCTCCAAGCAGGTTTGGCGAACTGATGCTCGACGGCGATAAAGTTGTAACGTTTGCAGAAAAGCCACAGGTCACAGAGAGCTTTATCAACGGCGGCTTTTTTGTAATGGAGCCGGAATTCATCGACCGTTATTTGTCGGACGATGACAACCTCACGCTCGAACGTGAACCGTTACAGCAGGCAGCTCTCGATGGTGAACTGATGATGTTCGCTCATACAGGTTTTTGGCAGCCGATGGATACCTACCGCGAATGGAAAATGCTCGAGGAGATGTGGGATAACGGCACCGCCGAGTGGAAAATGTGGGATTAA